The Vibrio gallaecicus genome contains a region encoding:
- the yigB gene encoding 5-amino-6-(5-phospho-D-ribitylamino)uracil phosphatase YigB, whose amino-acid sequence MHVYRGITPIKAMTFDLDDTLYDNWPVIMKVEREMVLWLHQHHPVSASISLERWQQVKQDVAIKNPMLKHDVTLWRQTQIEQGLIMLGYERAKAQHAAQEGIAHALWLRNQVDVPQETHRVLAKLSQKMPLVAITNGNVDPHKIGLGSYFQLIFRAGPDGRAKPHPDMFDRAQQFLNVNPAEILHVGDHPITDVLGAKRNGYQACWFNDQGKTPYHTSKMRALPDLEITQISDLLILI is encoded by the coding sequence ATGCATGTGTACCGAGGCATTACTCCCATTAAAGCGATGACGTTCGATTTGGATGATACGCTTTATGACAACTGGCCTGTCATTATGAAGGTTGAGCGTGAGATGGTGCTTTGGCTACATCAACATCATCCTGTATCAGCTTCTATCAGTCTCGAACGTTGGCAACAAGTTAAACAAGACGTTGCGATCAAGAACCCCATGCTCAAGCACGATGTTACTTTATGGCGTCAAACCCAAATTGAGCAAGGTTTGATTATGCTGGGGTATGAGCGAGCTAAAGCTCAACATGCCGCACAAGAAGGCATTGCTCATGCGTTATGGTTACGTAACCAAGTTGATGTACCGCAAGAGACTCATCGTGTTTTGGCTAAGTTAAGCCAGAAAATGCCTTTAGTGGCTATAACGAATGGCAACGTGGATCCTCACAAAATTGGTTTAGGATCTTATTTCCAATTGATATTTAGAGCCGGTCCAGATGGACGAGCAAAGCCACATCCAGATATGTTTGACCGAGCTCAACAATTCTTAAACGTGAACCCTGCCGAAATATTACATGTTGGTGACCACCCAATTACGGATGTTTTAGGTGCAAAACGAAATGGTTATCAAGCTTGCTGGTTTAATGACCAAGGTAAAACGCCTTACCACACGTCAAAAATGCGAGCGTTACCTGATTTAGAAATCACCCAAATCAGTGATTTACTGATATTAATATAA
- a CDS encoding bifunctional diguanylate cyclase/phosphodiesterase: MQSISILVQDFDQLQTELSQVSFLSNEKLLIQVFSSFEKSRVESACLEIKKTFPNAQLIGASANHFIRKGEIEYQGLYLIITRFSSVSLSCSLVSYSDDLAADSAQMWHQLECTKHTQAIICFADRMNMSKQALFSSFNHSRLQIPIAGGASTITDYGRWVMLDGCCYENAYVMVALHGSDLAIAKGFYTEWNPIGKTFRVTAADGKLVYELDGRPVRELYNHYLADGLEVPLEQLHDFPLMVGEPKDQSIFLPMRIVDDNALEFNGEFNVGDEVRFCYDHPSLTLEQVRNGVQQVASHAPEQFFIYNCTSRLDFIEGNQEVSVFQNLADSFGVYCMGELYRDDDQQRLLHHSLTYIALREGVHSSEQATPLNKTASAISPLFSLIRNALVDVDGMNQTMTSKIQKQATELTASYRVDRRTQLPNRSVLREKLAQMKPSSHLLSLKVSNFSQINEKYGYHVGDQLLNDLSEYFQKALWKLFDKDCLLYSIGIGEWAVVFESMQSEEFIQMRFSEFADTTEHVNFEPMGLPDIDYLSVSLSAGLASRCDFPNLSTDDLLLKSIEARRDAVRNNKHLVNARTLIKLEQERQEQLGWLSCVSRAVLHKNVVACAQPIVAAHTHQVESYECLVRIEEDGELIAPGKFLPIIEGTHLYTRLSRQMITRTFECMSERTDSFSINLSPQDLTNEKTLYHLEDAIGLISHPQRIGLEVLETEQIKDYSRLIEVCNHFRDLGVNIIVDDFGSGYSNIDEILKLEPQVIKLDGSLIRNIDQDEKQRKIAQQLVSLCQILNAKTVAEFVHNQQVCEIAEDMGVDYLQGFYFSEPKRLF, from the coding sequence ATGCAGTCTATTTCAATCTTGGTACAAGATTTTGACCAACTTCAAACGGAGTTAAGTCAGGTCTCTTTTTTATCTAATGAAAAACTATTAATTCAGGTCTTTTCTTCATTTGAAAAGAGTCGAGTTGAATCTGCATGTCTGGAGATTAAAAAGACTTTCCCCAACGCTCAGCTCATTGGTGCAAGCGCAAATCATTTTATTCGTAAAGGTGAAATAGAGTATCAAGGCCTTTACCTTATTATCACTCGCTTCTCTTCAGTTTCCCTTTCTTGCAGCCTTGTCTCATATAGCGATGACTTAGCAGCCGACAGCGCGCAAATGTGGCACCAATTAGAATGCACTAAGCATACTCAAGCCATTATTTGCTTTGCCGACCGAATGAATATGAGCAAACAAGCTCTTTTTTCCTCATTCAATCACTCTCGATTACAAATCCCGATTGCTGGTGGTGCTTCAACGATTACTGATTACGGCCGCTGGGTCATGTTGGATGGTTGTTGTTATGAAAATGCTTATGTGATGGTGGCTCTGCATGGCTCCGATTTGGCTATTGCCAAAGGCTTTTATACCGAGTGGAACCCAATAGGTAAAACATTCCGCGTGACTGCCGCTGATGGGAAATTGGTTTATGAACTGGATGGTCGCCCAGTAAGAGAACTTTATAATCATTATTTAGCGGATGGTCTAGAAGTACCTTTAGAGCAACTGCATGATTTTCCATTAATGGTTGGTGAGCCTAAAGACCAAAGTATTTTTTTACCGATGAGAATTGTCGACGATAATGCGCTTGAGTTTAATGGGGAATTTAATGTAGGTGATGAGGTTCGCTTTTGTTACGACCATCCATCGCTGACCCTGGAGCAAGTGCGGAATGGTGTGCAGCAAGTCGCTAGTCACGCTCCCGAACAATTTTTTATTTATAACTGTACCTCGCGTCTTGATTTCATTGAAGGCAACCAAGAAGTTTCTGTGTTCCAAAATTTGGCAGACAGCTTTGGTGTTTATTGTATGGGGGAGCTATACAGAGATGATGACCAGCAGCGATTATTGCACCATAGTTTGACCTATATAGCGTTGAGAGAAGGGGTTCACTCTAGCGAACAAGCCACACCTCTCAATAAAACGGCAAGTGCAATATCGCCATTATTTTCTTTGATCCGAAATGCGCTTGTTGATGTTGATGGCATGAACCAAACCATGACGAGTAAAATACAAAAACAAGCGACGGAGTTGACGGCGAGTTATCGAGTAGATCGCCGGACTCAGTTACCCAATCGTAGTGTATTGAGAGAAAAGCTCGCGCAGATGAAGCCATCAAGCCATTTATTGAGCTTAAAGGTGAGTAACTTCAGCCAGATAAATGAAAAATATGGTTATCACGTGGGTGATCAGCTATTGAATGATTTAAGTGAGTATTTTCAAAAAGCTCTTTGGAAGCTATTTGATAAAGACTGCTTGTTGTACAGCATTGGTATCGGTGAGTGGGCGGTAGTATTTGAAAGCATGCAGAGTGAAGAGTTTATACAAATGCGTTTCTCTGAATTTGCAGATACAACAGAGCATGTAAACTTTGAGCCGATGGGGCTACCTGATATCGATTACTTGTCAGTGTCTCTAAGTGCTGGCTTAGCGAGCCGTTGCGACTTTCCTAATTTATCAACTGACGATTTACTGCTTAAGTCGATAGAAGCGCGCCGTGATGCGGTACGTAATAATAAACACCTAGTGAATGCTCGAACCTTAATTAAGTTAGAACAAGAAAGGCAAGAGCAACTTGGCTGGTTATCTTGTGTTAGCCGTGCGGTTCTACATAAAAACGTGGTCGCTTGTGCTCAGCCCATCGTGGCAGCTCATACCCATCAAGTGGAAAGCTATGAATGTTTGGTTCGTATTGAAGAAGATGGAGAACTCATCGCACCAGGTAAATTCCTACCTATTATAGAAGGTACTCACCTATACACTCGTCTCAGTCGACAGATGATTACTCGAACGTTTGAGTGCATGAGTGAAAGAACCGACTCTTTTTCGATCAATCTATCTCCTCAAGATCTAACCAATGAGAAAACCTTATATCACTTGGAAGATGCCATTGGATTGATAAGCCACCCGCAGCGTATTGGGTTAGAAGTATTAGAGACCGAACAAATTAAGGATTACAGCCGTCTGATAGAGGTATGTAATCACTTCCGCGATTTAGGGGTAAATATTATTGTGGATGATTTTGGGTCGGGGTACTCGAACATTGATGAAATATTAAAACTCGAACCGCAAGTCATCAAATTAGATGGCAGCTTGATTCGCAATATTGACCAAGATGAGAAGCAAAGAAAAATAGCACAACAACTGGTGAGTTTATGCCAGATATTGAATGCAAAAACGGTCGCTGAATTTGTTCATAATCAGCAGGTTTGTGAAATTGCTGAAGATATGGGTGTCGATTATTTGCAAGGTTTTTACTTTAGTGAGCCGAAGCGTTTGTTCTAA
- a CDS encoding bifunctional diguanylate cyclase/phosphodiesterase, with protein sequence MQTYTFLAHTEELLESQLMEHEWNTNHSYLIQLFSTQPADVAQSFARVALSKVPSPVIIGQSACNIIRDNLLQNTGTILIISEFSHTRLTSAVQVFTELPERDSQFLVEQLRISSDTQAVISLSDQLNARDYPIYSAFEQLPYVVPVAGGLCQENKFGRWVLHNADVYQHACVAVSLTNPDLKVWSDAYSEWNPIGMKLRVTKAEGRRVYSLNDKPIFEVFKHYLSDGKDLPLNQMMSFPLYRESGKEKGISTPLRINSDGSIEFDSVWESGQYAQFCYNHPSLTSEKVRHGAEVLSIHQPESVFIYNCASRLEFIDGTTELMPFKGIAETTGAYCMGELYYDNGKQEILHHSLTYLAIRESQDLREFYRSEQKSESTVSPLLNLVRNAVADLDQINAEMEKKLHQQARKLTDNYRIDSRTGLPNRMALKERLNELAFSEHLLTLKLTNFNHVNEKYGYQVGDQLLLDLSSHFIRRLEKRLSQIPLKISLFSIGVGEWALIFNANTESHLIKQKFVQFSDDIERINFEPYGLSDVDYLSVSLCGGFASRCDFLNETGEEILLKAIEARRYGVRNNTHITNAKDIQVSEEDRKERIGWLSCVSRAILDQKIITYTQPIVSARTHEVIAQECLVRIMEPDGKIVMPGKFLPIITDTHLYTRLSRHMIKSTLGYMADKQGSFSINLSPQDLFSDKTLEVLESSILNMNDPTRLGLEVLESEQIKDYGRMIEVCNHFRALGARIIVDDFGAGYSNIDEIIKLEPQIIKLDGSLIRNIDQDIKQRKIASQLVRLCQVFNAKTVAEFVHNQAVCDITKDMGVDYLQGYHLGKPKRLF encoded by the coding sequence ATGCAAACGTATACTTTTTTAGCTCATACTGAGGAACTATTAGAGTCTCAGTTGATGGAACATGAATGGAATACTAATCATAGTTATCTCATTCAATTATTTTCTACTCAACCTGCTGATGTCGCCCAAAGCTTTGCTCGTGTTGCCCTTTCTAAGGTTCCTTCCCCTGTTATTATTGGGCAAAGTGCTTGTAATATTATCCGTGATAACCTGCTTCAAAATACTGGCACAATTCTTATAATCAGCGAGTTCTCACATACTCGTTTAACTTCAGCCGTACAAGTTTTTACGGAACTGCCGGAAAGAGATAGCCAATTCCTCGTTGAACAACTGCGAATATCCTCAGACACACAAGCTGTGATTAGCTTAAGCGATCAGCTGAATGCGCGGGACTATCCAATTTACAGCGCATTTGAACAGCTCCCTTATGTGGTCCCTGTTGCTGGTGGTTTGTGTCAAGAAAACAAATTTGGTCGTTGGGTCTTACATAATGCTGATGTTTACCAGCATGCTTGTGTGGCGGTCTCACTCACTAACCCTGACCTAAAAGTATGGTCGGACGCATACTCAGAGTGGAACCCTATTGGAATGAAGTTACGCGTGACCAAAGCTGAAGGTCGTCGAGTATACTCTTTAAACGACAAGCCAATCTTTGAAGTGTTTAAGCATTATTTGTCTGATGGTAAAGATCTACCGCTTAACCAGATGATGAGTTTTCCGCTGTATCGGGAGTCAGGCAAAGAGAAAGGTATATCAACGCCACTCCGGATTAACAGTGACGGCAGTATTGAGTTCGACAGTGTTTGGGAATCCGGTCAATATGCTCAGTTTTGTTATAACCACCCATCTCTCACCTCTGAAAAAGTACGTCATGGGGCAGAAGTTCTGTCTATTCATCAGCCCGAATCCGTCTTTATCTACAACTGTGCTTCTCGTCTAGAATTCATTGATGGCACAACAGAGCTAATGCCGTTTAAAGGAATTGCTGAAACGACAGGGGCGTATTGCATGGGGGAGTTATATTATGACAACGGAAAGCAAGAAATTTTGCACCATAGTTTAACCTACCTCGCGATACGTGAATCTCAAGACCTTAGAGAGTTTTATCGTTCTGAGCAAAAGTCAGAGTCAACCGTCTCCCCATTATTGAATTTAGTGCGAAATGCAGTGGCAGACCTGGATCAGATAAATGCTGAAATGGAAAAGAAGCTGCATCAGCAAGCAAGAAAGCTAACGGATAATTACCGCATTGATTCTAGGACTGGTTTGCCGAATCGGATGGCTTTAAAAGAGCGGTTGAATGAGCTCGCATTCAGTGAGCACTTGCTTACTTTAAAGCTGACTAATTTTAATCATGTGAACGAAAAATATGGCTATCAAGTTGGTGACCAACTGTTACTCGACCTATCTAGTCACTTCATTCGTCGCCTTGAAAAAAGGCTGAGCCAGATACCACTGAAGATAAGCTTGTTTAGTATTGGAGTTGGAGAGTGGGCGCTGATTTTCAACGCCAATACTGAAAGTCATCTTATTAAGCAAAAATTTGTTCAGTTTTCCGATGATATCGAACGAATTAACTTTGAGCCTTATGGTTTATCTGACGTAGATTACCTTTCTGTTTCTTTATGTGGTGGGTTTGCCAGCCGGTGTGATTTTTTAAATGAAACTGGTGAAGAGATATTACTCAAAGCCATCGAAGCAAGGCGTTATGGTGTTCGAAACAATACCCACATTACCAATGCAAAAGATATTCAGGTTAGTGAAGAGGATCGTAAAGAACGCATAGGTTGGTTAAGTTGTGTGAGCCGCGCAATCCTAGACCAAAAAATCATTACTTACACACAGCCGATTGTTTCGGCCAGAACCCATGAAGTGATTGCTCAAGAGTGTTTAGTGAGAATCATGGAGCCGGATGGCAAAATAGTCATGCCGGGTAAGTTCCTGCCTATTATTACTGATACGCACCTATACACTAGACTCAGCCGACATATGATAAAGAGTACTTTAGGGTATATGGCGGATAAACAAGGTTCATTTTCCATTAACCTATCCCCTCAAGATTTGTTTAGTGACAAAACGCTCGAAGTGCTAGAAAGTTCAATCCTGAATATGAATGATCCGACTCGACTTGGTTTGGAAGTCTTAGAATCAGAACAAATAAAAGACTATGGTCGTATGATTGAAGTGTGTAACCACTTTCGTGCACTAGGGGCTCGTATCATTGTGGATGACTTTGGTGCTGGGTATTCGAATATCGATGAAATCATTAAGCTTGAGCCACAAATTATTAAATTAGATGGCAGTTTGATTCGCAATATAGATCAAGATATTAAGCAGCGAAAAATTGCTTCACAGCTCGTGCGATTGTGTCAGGTTTTCAATGCGAAAACTGTGGCCGAGTTTGTTCATAATCAGGCAGTTTGTGATATTACAAAGGATATGGGTGTCGACTATTTGCAAGGTTATCATTTAGGTAAACCGAAACGCTTGTTTTAG